One Chromobacterium paludis genomic window carries:
- a CDS encoding uracil-DNA glycosylase, producing MSSLSYLSPALARVHPDWETVLRQPAVAAKLAGIDRELRQQSEAGKTLFPPAPLVFNALSYAAPADVKVVILGQDPYHGDGEAMGLSFSVPDGARVPPSLRNIYKELAADLGLGIPASGDLSHWAQQGVLLLNSVFTVERDKAGSHGKLGWQTVSDALIDAVNAQNPGCVFLLWGNWAQTKAERIDSSRHLVLTAAHPSPLSASRGFHGCRHFSQVNAWLLARGRQPVRWAPAAAQNSLF from the coding sequence ATGTCCTCTCTAAGCTATCTATCCCCCGCCCTGGCCCGCGTCCATCCGGACTGGGAAACCGTGCTGCGCCAGCCCGCCGTCGCCGCCAAACTGGCCGGCATAGACCGCGAACTGCGCCAACAAAGCGAGGCCGGCAAGACCCTGTTTCCGCCCGCGCCCCTGGTGTTCAACGCGCTGAGCTACGCCGCGCCGGCGGACGTCAAGGTGGTGATATTGGGCCAGGATCCCTACCACGGCGACGGCGAGGCCATGGGCCTGTCCTTCTCCGTGCCGGACGGCGCGCGCGTGCCGCCGTCCCTGCGCAACATCTACAAGGAGCTGGCGGCCGACCTGGGCCTGGGCATTCCGGCCAGCGGCGACCTCAGCCACTGGGCGCAGCAGGGCGTGCTGCTGCTGAACAGCGTGTTCACCGTGGAGCGCGACAAGGCCGGCAGCCACGGCAAGCTGGGCTGGCAGACGGTCAGCGACGCGCTGATCGATGCCGTCAACGCGCAGAATCCCGGCTGCGTCTTCCTGCTGTGGGGCAACTGGGCGCAGACCAAGGCCGAGCGCATAGACAGCAGCCGCCACCTGGTGCTGACCGCCGCCCACCCCTCGCCCTTGTCCGCCAGCCGCGGCTTCCACGGCTGCCGCCACTTCTCCCAGGTC